A genomic segment from Neodiprion lecontei isolate iyNeoLeco1 chromosome 1, iyNeoLeco1.1, whole genome shotgun sequence encodes:
- the LOC107227383 gene encoding aldehyde dehydrogenase 1A1, whose protein sequence is MAKPNAKQPVTCTQLFINNEWVPAVSGKKFATINPASGEKIADIAEADKVDVEKAVAAAKKAFARGSAWRSLDASARGNLLNKLADLIIKNVDELASLESIDNGKPFKEAYGEVYGCAAFLRYYAGWTDKIHGSTIPADGNSFTLTRKEPIGVVGQITPWNYPMIMIGLKLGPALAAGCTIVLKPAEQTPLTALRVASLAKEAGFPPGVLNVVPGFGPTAGAAISEHADVAKVAFTGSTEVGHIIMQAAGKTNLKRVTLELGGKSPFVIFNDADLDEAVKVAHDNLFQNAGQTCCAPTRVFVQSGIYDEFVKKSTALAKERKVGDAFEPNVQTGPQIDTESFEKILGLIESGKKQGAKLQTGGSRLGKVGFFVQPTVFSDVTDEMRIAKEEIFGPVQPIFKFETLEEVIQRANNTNYGLAAGVYTKNIETALEFSKAIESGVVWVNQWGALGPQAPFGGYKESGIGREMGEEALSNYLEVKTISIKLPSNH, encoded by the exons ATGGCAAAACCGAACGCAAAGCAGCCTGTCACTTGCACCCAG CTATTCATCAACAACGAATGGGTCCCCGCAGTGAGTGGCAAGAAATTCGCCACCATTAATCCAGCAAGCGGAGAAAAAATTGCCGACATAGCCGAAGCTGacaag GTTGACGTTGAGAAAGCGGTTGCAGCGGCTAAAAAGGCATTCGCCCGAGGTTCAGCTTGGAGAAGTTTAGATGCATCGGCGCGTGGAAATCTATTGAACAAG TTGGCCGATTTGATCATCAAAAACGTCGACGAATTGGCCAGCTTGGAGTCCATCGACAATGGAAAACCATTCAAGGAAGCCTACGGAGAAGTCTACGGCTGCGCGGCTTTTCTCCGTTACTATGCCGGCTGGACCGACAAGATTCACGGGAGCACCATCCCGGCTG ACGGAAACTCGTTCACCTTAACGAGGAAGGAGCCGATCGGCGTAGTCGGTCAAATCACCCCATGGAACTATCCCATGATTATGATTGGACTCAAGCTAGGGCCAGCCCTGGCAGCTGGTTGCACGATAGTGTTGAAACCAGCCGAACAAACGCCTCTGACCGCTCTTCGAGTAGCAAGTCTCGCTAAGGAGGCCGGATTTCCTCCCGGAGTCCTCAACGTTGTTCCAGGTTTCGGTCCCACTGCTGGAGCCGCGATTAGCGAACACGCCGACGTCGCCAAGGTTGCATTTACCGGATCTACCGAG GTTGGCCACATCATAATGCAAGCCGCGGGAAAAACAAATCTGAAACGCGTCACGCTGGAGTTGGGAGGGAAAAGCCCCTTTGTCATTTTCAACGACGCTGACC tTGACGAAGCCGTAAAGGTTGCCCACGATAATTTGTTCCAAAATGCTGGGCAAACCTGTTGTGCACCAACTCGAGTCTTCGTGCAGTCCGGAATTTACGACGAGTTTGTTAAGAAATCGACAGCTTTGGCTAAGGAGAGAAAAGTTGGCGATGCCTTTGAACCAAATGTACAGACCGGTCCTCAG ATCGACACGGAAAGTTTCGAGAAGATTTTGGGTTTGATTGAATCTGGCAAGAAACAAGGCGCGAAATTGCAAACTGGCGGAAGCCGGCTTGGTAAAGTTGGTTTCTTCGTTCAGCCTACCGTCTTCTCAGACGTCACCGACGAGATGAGAATCGCTAAGGAAGAG ATCTTTGGACCGGTACAACCGATCTTCAAGTTCGAAACCCTGGAGGAGGTGATCCAACGAGCAAACAATACCAATTACGGGTTGGCAGCCGGTGTTTACACTAAGAACATCGAAACCGCACTAGAATTTTCCAAGGCCATAGAGTCCGGTGTCGTCTG GGTGAACCAGTGGGGTGCTTTGGGACCGCAAGCGCCTTTTGGTGGCTACAAGGAATCTGGCATTGGAAGGGAAAT GGGCGAAGAAGCTTTGAGCAACTATCTCGAAGTCAAAACCATCTCGATCAAACTACCCTCGAATCATTAA
- the LOC107227381 gene encoding aldehyde dehydrogenase 1A1 translates to MSVTLDPPKGNPNTKINYTKIFINNEFVDAVSGKTFPVLNPATEKLIAQTAEGDKADVDKAVAAAKKAFARGSVWRSMDASARGALLYKLADLIEENVNELANLESIENGKPFPAAYQFTAMTAHFVRYYAGWTDKIHGTTIPVDGNSFTLTRKEPVGVVGQIIPWNYPILMFGLKLGPALAAGCTLVVKPAEQTPLTSIRLAQLVKEAGFPPGVVNVVPGYGPTAGAAISHHPDIAKVAFTGSSEVGHIILKAAGESNLKRVTLELGGKSPLVVFDDADLDAAVEDAYSLFSNAGQACIAPSRVFVQSGVYDKFVKKAVAVASATKVGDAFTPGCQQGPQIDLDTVDKVLGLIESAKREGAKLETGGKRIESNGYFIEPTVFSNVTDNMRIAKEEIFGPVQSIFKFDTLEEVIQRSNDTNYGLAAGVFTKNIEVALEYAKAVEAGNVWVNRYNAFSPQAPFGGYKESGMGREMGKEGLDAYLETKTISIKLPSNH, encoded by the exons ATGTCTGTCACACTCGATCCACCGAAAGGAAACCCAAACACAAAAATAAACTACACCAAG ATTTTCATCAACAATGAATTCGTCGACGCGGTAAGCGGTAAGACGTTTCCTGTCCTGAATCCTGcaacagaaaaattaatagcTCAAACGGCTGAAGGTGACAAG GCCGACGTTGACAAGGCAGTGGCAGCAGCAAAAAAAGCTTTCGCCAGGGGATCGGTATGGCGATCGATGGATGCCTCAGCCCGTGGAGCTCTTCTCTACAAG CTGGCCGATCTGATCGAGGAAAATGTGAACGAATTGGCAAACCTGGAAtcaattgaaaatggaaaaccCTTCCCTGCGGCGTACCAGTTCACAGCAATGACCGCGCATTTTGTACGATATTACGCTGGCTGGACGGATAAGATTCACGGAACGACTATTCCCGTCG ACGGAAATTCTTTCACTTTGACGCGGAAGGAGCCGGTCGGTGTGGTCGGGCAGATCATACCTTGGAATTACCCGATTCTCATGTTCGGGTTGAAGTTGGGGCCTGCATTGGCGGCGGGCTGCACACTGGTAGTAAAGCCGGCCGAACAAACACCGCTGACTTCGATTAGGCTGGCCCAGCTCGTCAAGGAGGCCGGGTTTCCTCCTGGAGTCGTCAACGTTGTGCCAGGCTACGGTCCTACAGCCGGAGCGGCGATCAGCCACCACCCTGACATCGCCAAGGTCGCGTTCACCGGTTCATCAGAG GTTGGACACATCATATTGAAAGCTGCTGGGGAGAGTAATTTGAAGCGTGTAACCCTCGAGCTGGGAGGAAAGAGTCCTCTCGTTGTCTTCGACGACGCTGACC TTGATGCAGCTGTGGAAGACGCCTACAGTCTGTTCTCCAACGCTGGTCAGGCGTGCATAGCACCCTCAAGGGTCTTCGTTCAGTCTGGGGTTTACGACAAGTTCGTAAAGAAAGCCGTCGCCGTTGCTTCCGCGACAAAAGTCGGAGACGCTTTTACTCCCGGGTGTCAGCAAGGTCCTCAA ATCGACTTGGATACTGTTGACAAGGTTCTGGGATTGATCGAATCGGCGAAGAGAGAAGGCGCGAAACTGGAAACCGGTGGAAAACGTATAGAATCAAACGGGTACTTCATCGAGCCCACGGTATTCTCGAACGTTACTGACAACATGCGAATCGCCAAGGAAGAA ATATTCGGACCGGTGCAGTCTATTTTCAAGTTCGACACTCTCGAAGAGGTTATCCAAAGGTCAAATGACACCAATTACGGACTGGCAGCCGGTGTCTTCACCAAGAACATTGAGGTTGCTCTTGAGTACGCGAAGGCCGTGGAAGCAGGAAACGTATG GGTGAATCGGTACAACGCCTTTAGTCCGCAAGCACCATTCGGTGGTTACAAAGAGTCCGGCATGGGACGTGAAAT GGGCAAGGAAGGGTTGGATGCCTACCTCGAAACTAAAACCATTTCAATC